In Marinobacter antarcticus, one genomic interval encodes:
- a CDS encoding Yip1 family protein, producing the protein MLLSHAFGLFTKPDAEWAAIRKEHETPRRVYVAYVLILASIAPICAYVSTAHFGWTVGSERIVKLTEISALQLSVLTYLAMLVGVFALGYAVNWMARTYGAKEEHTPSNGIALAAYSCTPLFLAGFALLYPVPWFNAAIFLAAACYGAWLMYDGLPIVMGIEQDRAVFYGGALLTVGLVILVSTRVGSVIIWNFFVGPVFVG; encoded by the coding sequence ATGCTCCTGTCACACGCGTTTGGACTTTTCACAAAACCGGATGCTGAATGGGCCGCCATTCGGAAAGAACATGAGACGCCACGCAGAGTGTACGTTGCCTACGTGCTGATTCTGGCATCTATAGCACCGATTTGTGCCTATGTTTCAACTGCTCACTTTGGCTGGACAGTCGGTAGCGAAAGAATCGTGAAACTTACTGAAATCAGCGCACTACAGCTGAGCGTATTAACCTATCTGGCGATGCTGGTAGGCGTTTTCGCCTTAGGGTACGCGGTCAACTGGATGGCCCGAACCTACGGTGCCAAGGAAGAACACACACCCTCAAACGGCATCGCTCTTGCAGCATATTCCTGTACACCTCTGTTTCTGGCAGGTTTTGCACTGCTTTACCCTGTTCCCTGGTTCAACGCCGCCATCTTTCTGGCAGCCGCATGTTACGGCGCCTGGTTGATGTACGACGGCCTGCCCATCGTCATGGGTATAGAACAGGACAGAGCTGTATTCTATGGAGGAGCACTGTTGACGGTAGGGCTGGTTATTCTGGTTTCTACCCGCGTGGGTTCGGTGATTATCTGGAACTTCTTCGTGGGTCCCGTTTTTGTGGGTTAA
- a CDS encoding acyl-CoA dehydrogenase family protein produces the protein MSDYFNDTHEQVRLSARKFITSHVLPHIDEWEEAGEFPREIFKKAGDAGLLAAGFPEALGGMGEGDVFLKVAVSEELMRSTSGGFVASLGSLDIGLPPVAKWAKKEVREQIVPSVLSGEKISALAITEPGGGSDVANLKTRAVKDGDHYIVNGSKTFITSGMRADHYTVAVRTGGEGHGGISLLLIDRDMPGFSTGKKLRKMGWWASDTAELFFENCRVPADRLIGAENAGFIAIMSNFLSERLMLAIMAYMTAQMAYEAALEYANQRKAFGRNIAGFQVTRHKLVDMATQIDIAREYTYRCAALMQAGKNPITQVAMAKNFSVDVCENVTREAVQIFGGMGYMRESVVERLYRDAKILSIGGGTTEIMKELIAKQIKL, from the coding sequence GTGTCCGACTACTTTAACGATACCCATGAACAGGTTCGCCTGAGCGCCCGAAAATTCATTACTTCACACGTTCTCCCCCATATTGATGAATGGGAAGAAGCCGGCGAGTTTCCTCGTGAAATCTTCAAAAAGGCGGGCGATGCCGGCCTGCTCGCCGCAGGTTTTCCGGAGGCGCTGGGAGGCATGGGTGAAGGCGATGTGTTCCTGAAAGTCGCCGTTTCCGAAGAACTGATGCGCTCCACCTCCGGCGGCTTTGTTGCCAGTCTGGGCTCCCTGGACATCGGCCTGCCGCCCGTTGCCAAATGGGCAAAGAAAGAGGTTCGCGAACAGATCGTACCGTCGGTACTCAGCGGCGAGAAAATCTCGGCACTGGCCATTACCGAGCCGGGCGGCGGCTCCGACGTCGCAAACCTGAAAACCCGTGCTGTGAAAGACGGTGATCACTACATTGTGAACGGCAGCAAAACATTCATTACCAGTGGTATGCGAGCTGATCACTACACGGTTGCCGTGCGCACCGGCGGCGAAGGCCACGGGGGCATCAGTCTACTGTTGATTGACCGCGACATGCCTGGCTTCTCTACGGGCAAAAAACTACGAAAAATGGGCTGGTGGGCCAGCGATACAGCGGAGCTTTTCTTTGAGAATTGCAGAGTACCCGCCGACCGCCTGATCGGCGCGGAGAACGCAGGGTTTATTGCCATCATGAGCAACTTCCTGTCGGAGCGCCTCATGCTCGCCATTATGGCCTACATGACAGCCCAGATGGCCTATGAAGCCGCACTGGAATATGCCAATCAGCGAAAGGCATTCGGCCGCAACATTGCCGGTTTCCAGGTGACTCGCCACAAGCTGGTGGATATGGCGACACAGATCGACATAGCCCGCGAGTACACCTACCGCTGCGCAGCTCTTATGCAGGCAGGCAAGAACCCGATCACACAAGTGGCCATGGCCAAGAACTTTTCCGTAGACGTGTGCGAAAATGTGACCCGCGAGGCCGTCCAGATCTTCGGCGGCATGGGCTATATGCGTGAATCAGTGGTTGAGCGCCTGTACCGGGATGCGAAAATTCTTTCTATTGGCGGTGGTACCACCGAGATCATGAAAGAGCTGATTGCCAAACAGATAAAATTATAA